From Antechinus flavipes isolate AdamAnt ecotype Samford, QLD, Australia chromosome 1, AdamAnt_v2, whole genome shotgun sequence:
tgaattatttgatttttaccttGAGAACTGCACTCCACGCAGAAGGTAAGGCCTCCATATTGTCAGCACTGATGATAATTTGATGCAAATTGAATATAAGTCACAGtaccttatttcttccttccatcatACTCTAAAGCTTCTAGAGTCAACAACTATCCATGTCTTCTTGTGGAATGAGTGAATGCCTCAAGCAAACAGAGTTACCTGAGGACAGAGAGCCAGTAGTCCTCacattacaaattacaaaaagaaaagaatattggaaCAATGTGTATGGATAGAGGCTAGATTGAATTCAAATGGAAGGAGCTAAACAGCTATTAGAATGCTTCATTTTAACTAAATGTTGGGAAAGTCCCTCTTCTGAAATGAATTATTTGTGAAGGTTGTATTAatgttttttaacatttaccaTTAATTCACCAGAACTATGGAAATCATGTACCAGCAACTCTTCATGCCTTCCTTCACTCTACATGAGATTAACAGGAATCCCAAACTGTTGCCCAACATTACCCTGGGATACCATATGTACAACTCCTATTCCACTgaagaaaggaccttggagaacTACCTGTGGTGGCTGTCTGGAACAGACCAGATCATCCCTAATTACAACTGCGGAAAGGGAGGAAAGGTTGTGGCTGTCATTGGAGGAGCCACGTCAGCTCTGTCTGTTCAGATGGGGACCCTGCTTGACCTCTACCATTTACCCCAGGTGAATGAGATAGAACCTAAAAGATTATCTCTTCTTCTGTAAAACCTAGTAGTCAGAGCAGTAGTATTGGAAGTAAATgtagcaggagcagcagcagtaaaataaaatgcatctctgtgtacctttaaaaattaaaaaattgttttacatatgcattgcttttgatcttcacaataaactCATAATGAAGATAGTCTAACTCCCCTTTACAGTGGAGAGTACTGTGACTGAGAAAACTTAAATTGTTATCATGCAGCTAGTGATTGACTGTGATACTaattaattcaggtcttcttagaACAGTTTAACTCTCTAATGACTGAACAAAGCTGCTGTTTTCATCCTCAAGGAAATTGAATAACTCCTGCAATATCAACCCTATTGTAAGACAAGAAGCCAGTTAGTTCTCAACTCAAGAAAGTATCTGAAAGCAAAATTAGTTATATTTGCCCATTACACAGATAACTTCAATAATGATTGGAGAAGTTAAAGTGTTTACTCAACACTACACAATTCACTGGTGGAAGAAAACTGATTAGATCTTACCATTCTTGACTTTAAATTGAATGATCTTTCAGGCTTTTACATCTCATTCTAGGAGCTTCGTTTTTCATAATCATAATATTATTAGTCCAGAAATTATTGAGATGAGaattatttataaaaggaaactgagcatGAGCACTGATGTATAAGGTGCTTGTTTTGGGGAGCCCTGGGAAGCCTGTCCACACAGCTGCTCTAAGAACTCCATGAGTACATTTATGAATGTACAAGAGTTTGAAAACATTCCTGacattgttctcaaagaggaaccTAACAATTAATGGGcacagaaggaaagcagaaacatACAGTGGGAGGAACGACATTTCAGAAAGCACCTCATGTTTTCTAAACTGAAAAGCGACCTCTCTGAGAACTGTAGTTTCAGCTGCTTAGTGAACTTGGTCAATGGTGAGTCAGAGGAGTGACTGCTTTTTGTGTTcagaagcaagaagaaaattaGGGATGATTTCATGGAggagaaacaatgaaaatttagATGGTTTCATTTAAAGGAAATGGAGGTCAGTTTGGAATATGGAACTATGCATATAAAGAGTGAAGGACTGGAAGCCTCTCTCCATTTATATccacatttcttattttaaaccTCTCCTGATTGAACCTAACATTATTTAACTACAAATTAACCTTATTTAACTATAATTTGTTTAATGTCCAATATTTCAGATTCTATATGTAAGGTCTTTGGAGAAAAACCATTGGGATCTTTGGTGTCTCACTCACATTGAAATTATAAATAGTCCTGACCATATACTTGgagaatagtaaaaacaaaaacttacagGTTCAAAGAGCATAGGAATTAACTCTAGATGTCTTTGTGGAAACATGACTGAAGTCTCTAATTGAGGGAATCATGAGAAAGAGTTCATCTAGCATCTTTGTAGCCAGATAATAAAATAGAAGGAAGTCTGGTCTAGAGTTCcatatggaattattttcctttgattctGATCAGAGAGAATATGGCAGGATAAGTTGAATAAGTCTCCTTGGCCAATCAGGCAGCTTCTTTCCTACTGTGATGTGTGGGTATATATCTGACCCTCAGATCTGAAACACTATTTGTCATAGATAATTTGAATTTTCATCAGCCTCTAATGAAGTCCATGAATATCTGTTTTTTGTCAATGAATAAATGTTCTTGCCAAAGATTGTGGTCATGGTTAACAAATTTGGGGGCAGATgttttgatgtctcatggagaATAAACAATACATTTCAAGGGATAAATGGAGAGACTTTCAGAGGGAAATTGTCATCTAAGATAAACTTTACAATAAAATCTAAAACTTTCTTCTAACAATAAATATGCCAGTTTGAATGAGTATATTTTACTTTAGCTCTCTCAGCAGCAGCGTGCACCTGctcatctgtattttttttctcatccagatTACTTATGGTCCTTTTGATCCCAGTCTTGCTGACAAAGTCCAGTTTCCTTCCCTCTATCAGATGGCCCGCAAATCCTCTTCTGTTCACCGAGCAATTGTCCGCTTATTGGTCTATTTTCAATGGAACTGGATAGGCCTGATTGTCTTTGATGATATGAGAGGTGAGGAATTCCTCAGGGCAATGAGAGAGGAAATGAAGAATACAGTTTGTATGTCCTTCACAGAGAAGATCCCTCTCAGTGACAGAAAAACTAGGAAGACCTCTGAGGCCTTCAAGTCCAGGATCCTAATTTCAGAAGTCAAAGTCATTGTCATCCATGCTGACACAGATTCATTTACGATTATGAGAAACTCATCAAGATTCTTATTTCCAACCAAGAAGGTATGGATTGCCACATTTCATTCAGACACTACAACAAGAGCCTTGTACCATTATGGTTTtactttccatgcttctctcttcttttcacaCTTGATTACTCCAATACCTGGGTTTGAGAGTTTTATCTCAAATTAtgtatcttctttaaaaaagaggTTTCTTCTTCTTAAAGAATATAGGCCATCACCTTTGAAATGCTCAGATCAACCAGATATCCCAGAGCAAgatttatatttatcaaatgtctCCATGGAACATTTACCTTTTTACCCTGTGGAAATGCCAACATCCACCTTGAGTTACAACATCTATAATGCTTTTTATGCTGTGGCATGGGCTCTCCatgaaataatgatgaaaagaTCCCTGGGAAATGAAGAATCTGCATTGCCTCATCCATGGCAGGTAACATGGAAAGTGGGGTGCCTTTTTAGTGATGATTTTTTGAGTATGTATTTTAGCAAGAATTGGGACACGGGAGACATTGAAGACTTTGCAATTTCTAAAATGATTCTGATTGTATATTCCTCAATGATTTTATTGTTGGTTTCCTATATTTGTCAAATTGcatataaaactaaaattaaacttCTTTCCTAGAGTCTTAGAGATGTAAATAAGCTTACATTTTATATTCCCATTCAGTTCTggacttttttttatcataaatatttgaagacactTTATTTCATTGGgaaccctttttttttcctgaaggacTGAACTGAggttttctgggtaggtgattcttagttgtaagccagatcctttttttttttttttttttgcaaatttatcCTATTCCTATTCCAAGCACTCTGATCTTTCAATTAAGAAAATGAGGGCTCTTTTATCatcctgactgtagctccaaCATATAGATGTGCTTCTTTCTGCATCCTTGCACTATTTACTCCTTTTTTTGGAGATCTAGAATTGGGCTAAAATGTCCCTGGTGATTTCCTCTGGGGATCTTTTTCAGTAGATGATCTGTGGCTTCTTTCATACtctattttacattcattttctagAATACAAGAGAAATTtacttgatattttcttgaaagatagAATCCATGTTCTTTTTCATTGTAGAACTCATGTAATCTCATAATGTTAAatggtctctcttctctctgttttccaGTTCAGCATTTTGTATGGGGATATTGCCTattgttttccattctttttccttttggctttttcttttatttcgcAAGATGTCATTAAGTTCTACCTTCttggttctaatttttaaggagataTTCTCCTCAGTGTTCCTCTGTATTTCCTGTGTAATTtatccaattctgatttttaaggcatCTTTCTCCTCTATtgtctttttctactttcttttacaTCTGTCTCATTTCTCTTCATAATTATGTCTGTACCTCCCTTCTGAAAAATTTTAAGCCTTCTGTGACTTTTAGACCAATTCTTACTTATGTTGCAGATTTAGTTGATAAAGGAGTTTTAAcgttgttattttcttcttagtGTGGATTTTTCATCTTCCTGTTCATCATAGTatttttctatgatcagagcCATTTTCTGTTGTTTACCAATTTCCCCAGGTGATTATTTGACTTTACCTAGAGTAGTGCCCTGTTTCCAGGGTAAAAGAGCCAATGGCCCAAGCTTCAGGAGTTTgtacagctattttcagagattcttcaAGGGAGCTGGATATTTCACTTCTTCCAAGGTTGTCTGATCTTAGAAGAAATGTGTTTATTAATGCCATGGCCTCTCTTCTGTTCTGTGAGTAACCACAAGCACTTTTTCCTGCCCTGCAATTGTGAGGAGATCCATATTCCGCTATTGCTAAATGTTGTCATGTGCTAGTTCTCTTCCTCACTCTCAAACTGTGAGCCAGGAAGGTGCGCTCGATCTGGGTACTGGCAAAGCAACTGAGTTCTGGCCCAGTGCTTTAAAAGAGATCCTTGTAATACCTTCTGACAAGCTCTTTAACCTCTTACCATGTGTGGTCCAAGAACTCCTACAATGGCTGCCACTTCTGCTGTTTCTTGGAGTGTTGTGTATTCAGTGGCTGCTGAATTGAGCTCCTGCTTTACACCAAGTGCCTTTAATGTCACACAAATGGTTTGATAGTTAATCCTGGAGATGGGAGAAAACCACTTCAGATTATCAAGGATGGGAGAGCCATGGTCTGGCCTGAACATCAGAACAATCCCTTCCAAGGCAGGAGGGAGGGCAGAACAGGAGAGGTTTAGTCAGAGGCATCCATCAGGAGGCTGTTGCAATAATCCGGGTGTGAAGTCATAAGGATGTTCCAGGAGCAAAGAACAGGAGGGGAACATATTAGAGAGACCttgtcaataaataaaataaagggggt
This genomic window contains:
- the LOC127548967 gene encoding vomeronasal type-2 receptor 26-like; its protein translation is MEIMYQQLFMPSFTLHEINRNPKLLPNITLGYHMYNSYSTEERTLENYLWWLSGTDQIIPNYNCGKGGKVVAVIGGATSALSVQMGTLLDLYHLPQITYGPFDPSLADKVQFPSLYQMARKSSSVHRAIVRLLVYFQWNWIGLIVFDDMRGEEFLRAMREEMKNTVCMSFTEKIPLSDRKTRKTSEAFKSRILISEVKVIVIHADTDSFTIMRNSSRFLFPTKKVWIATFHSDTTTRALYHYGFTFHASLFFSHLITPIPGFESFISNYVSSLKKRFLLLKEYRPSPLKCSDQPDIPEQDLYLSNVSMEHLPFYPVEMPTSTLSYNIYNAFYAVAWALHEIMMKRSLGNEESALPHPWQVTWKVGCLFSDDFLSMYFSKNWDTGDIEDFAISKMILIVYSSMILLLVSYICQILHSYLKNIQFENIVGEQVFVDENRRTEAHYALMNYIYFDYDNGHVLYVGDFIPEAQLDAEQCKKCPEDEYPNEQRDHCLPKMVTFLAVNEPWGKAVTAVAVSLSLLTALVLWVFVKFQDTPIVQANNRNLSYLLLTSLSFCFLCSLLFVGRPTTASCLFRQTVFAVLFTVAISSILAKTIIVVLAFRVTRPGSRMGMFLHPRVPYCVVLICSGIQGLFCAIWLGTHPPFPEADTRSESRYIILTCNKGSAFAFYCVLGYMGFLALGSFTIAFLARNLPDAFNEAKFITFTMLVFCSVWVSFLPTYQSSKGKAVMIVEIFSILASSAGGSSIHTGTQLDRDLNAIAKESDLLVSSGIKCDLEIRARAAVEMGRGWCRKVPPQSLTQAADSAVA